In Luteimonas galliterrae, the sequence TTTTCGGCGGGGCAAGAGCTCGCGGCTAAAGCCGCTTCCACAAAGGATTACGGGAGATTACACGGCGTCGGAGCGTTTTGAACCGGCTTCCAGGCCCGATTTCAGGCTGGCCTCGACGAATTCGTCCAGGTCGCCGTCCAGCACCTTCTGCGTATCGGTGCGCTCGATGCCGGTGCGCAGGTCCTTGATCCGGCTCTGGTCGAGCACGTAGTTGCGGATCTGGCTGCCCCAGCCGATGTCGGACTTGGTGGCTTCCAGCGCATCGCGTTCCACGTTGCGCTTCTGGATCTCCATCTCGTACAGCTTCGCCGCCAGCATCTTCATCGCGCGGTCGCGGTTGGCGTGCTGGCTGCGTTCGGTCTGGCAGGCGACGACGATACCCGACGGCACGTGGGTGATGCGCACCGCCGATTCGGTCTTGTTGACGTGCTGGCCGCCGGCGCCGGAGGAACGGTACACGTCGGTCTTCAGGTCGGCCGGATTGATCTCGATGTCGATCTTGTCGTCCACTTCCGGCGATACGAACACCGAAGTGAACGAAGTATGGCGGCGGTTGTCCGAATCGAACGGCGACTTGCGCACCAGCCGGTGCACGCCGATCTCGGTCTTCAGCCAGCCGTAGGCGTAATCGCCTTCCACGCGGAACGTGGCCGACTTGATGCCGGCAACGTCGCCGCCGCTGACTTCCAGCAACTCGGTCTTCCAGCCGCGCGATTCCGCCCAGCGCAGGTACATGCGCAGCAGCATTTCGGCCCAGTCCTGCGCCTCGGTGCCGCCGGCGCCGGCCTGGATGTCGACGAAGGCGTTGGCCGGATCCATTTCGCCGGAAAACATGCGCTGGAACTCGAGCTTGTCGACGCGGCCGCCGTAGCGCTCGACGTCTTCGACCACGGCCTTGGCGGTCTCCTCGTCGTTCTCGCTTTCGGCCAGGTCCAGCAGTTCGCCGGCGCCGACCAGGCCCTCGCTGAGTTCGCGGATGCCGTTGACGGTCTTGTCCAGCAGCGAGCGTTCGCGGCCTAAAGCCTGGGCGCGTTCGGGCTGGTTCCAGACATCGGGGTTTTCCAGTTCGCGATTGACTTCTTCCAGACGCTCGCGCTTGGCGTCGTAGTCAAAGATACCCCCGAAGCGAATCCAGCCGGCCGCTGAGGTCGGCGATGCGCTGGCGGATGGGATTGAGTTCGATCATTTCGATTGCGTTGGGAGGCCAAACAGCCGCGAATTCTAGCAGCCGCCGGACTTAGGCGCTGGATTCGGCCCCTGCGCCCACGCGGCCGCGCAGGTCGGCGCGATAGCGGCGGCTGCACGGCAGCTGGGTGCCGTCCTTCAGATGCAGGCGGGCGTCGCCGCTATCCATGGGCTCGATCGACGCGACCTGGTCCAGGTTGACCATATAGCTGCGGTGGACCCGCGCGAAGCGGCGCGGGTCGAGTTTGGTTTCGATGCCCGCGATCGTGCTGCGCAGCGG encodes:
- the prfB gene encoding peptide chain release factor 2 (programmed frameshift), yielding MIELNPIRQRIADLSGRLDSLRGYLDYDAKRERLEEVNRELENPDVWNQPERAQALGRERSLLDKTVNGIRELSEGLVGAGELLDLAESENDEETAKAVVEDVERYGGRVDKLEFQRMFSGEMDPANAFVDIQAGAGGTEAQDWAEMLLRMYLRWAESRGWKTELLEVSGGDVAGIKSATFRVEGDYAYGWLKTEIGVHRLVRKSPFDSDNRRHTSFTSVFVSPEVDDKIDIEINPADLKTDVYRSSGAGGQHVNKTESAVRITHVPSGIVVACQTERSQHANRDRAMKMLAAKLYEMEIQKRNVERDALEATKSDIGWGSQIRNYVLDQSRIKDLRTGIERTDTQKVLDGDLDEFVEASLKSGLEAGSKRSDAV